GTCGGCGGCGTGACGGTCAACCTGTGCGAGGCCGTCGACGACTCCGAGTTCTCCGGCGCGGTGTTCCCCGCCGGCGAGCAGGTCATCGAGGGCGCCGACGCGCTGGCCTTCGTCCGGCAGCGGCACGGGCTGCCCCGCGGCGACCTCGACCGCATCGTGCGCCAGCAGGTGTTCATCGGCGGCGTGCTGCGCAAGATCCTCTCCGAGGACGTGCTGCTCGACCTGGGCAAGCAGCGCGAGCTGGTGGAGGCCGCCTCCGAGTCGCTGACCATCGACCGGGACCTGGTGCTGCTCGACCTGGCCCAGCAGATGCAGTCGGTGACCGCCGGCAGCATCGAGTTCCAGACCGTGCCGATCGTCGGTGACGGCCGCGACGAGGACGGCCGCTCGATCCTCGAGCTGGCCGACGAGGACACCCTGCACGCCTTCTTCGCCGAGCTGTCCGCCGAGCCCGAGGAGGCCGCCCCGGCCACCCCGGAGGCGCCCGCCACGGTGGCGCCGGCCGACGTGTCGGTCGAGGTCTACAACGGCTCGGGCATCTCGGGCCTGGCCGCCGAGGCCGCCGCGTCGCTCGAGGACGCCGGCTTCACCGTGACCAGCACCGGCAACGCCGACAGCAGCGACTACACGCAGACGGTGGTCCGCCACGCCGCGGGCGACGAGGCGCCGGCCGCGACCCTGGCCGCCGCGGTCCCCGGCGCGACCACCGAGGAGAGCAGCGACGCGAGCTCCGGCACCGTGCAGCTGGTGCTCGGCGAGGACTTCAACGGCGTCGGCCAGCAGACCACCCCGCAGGCCCCGGCCCCGGCCCCGGCCGACGCGCCGGCCGAGACCCCACGGACGGCGGCCGACACCTCCTGCATCAACTGAGCGCGCCCGCTGGGAGGCTGGCGGCATGCCTCCCTCCGCGCCGACGCCCTCGGACCTGCTCGCCGCGGCGCTGCGCCGGGAGCCGGCCGCACCGCTGGTCACCTCCTACGACGACGCGACCGGCGAGCGGGTCGAGCTCTCGGGCACCACGCTGGCCAACTGGGTCGCCAAGACGGCGAACCTGCTGCAGGACGAGTTCGACGTCGGCCCCGGCAGCACCGTCGCCGTCGCGCTGCCGGTGCACTGGCAGACCGCCGCGGTGCTGCTCGGGGTGTGGAGCTGCGGCGCCGCGGTCCTCGACACCGCCGCCGAGGACGACGGCCGGCTGGACGCCGCCGACGTCGTGCTCGCCGCGCAGGACCGCCTCGCTCCGCTCGAGGAGCAGGACCTGCCCGAGCTCATGGGCCTGTCGCTGCACCCGCTGGGGCTCGGGATGACCGGCTACACCGGCCCGGCCCGCGACTTCGCCCTCGAGGTCCGCGCGCACGGCGACGTCTTCGCCCCGTACGCGCCGCCGGACCCGGCGGCGACCGGCCTGCTCGCCGGCGGGCTGGAGCTCACCCTCGGCGGGCTGGCCGCCTCGGCCGGCGAGCTGGCCGGGCGGCTGGGCATCGCGGCCGGCGACCGGCTGCTCGTCGACGACCGCACGGCGGCCGAGGCCGGACCGGTCGCCTGGCTGCTCGCGCCCCTGGCGGCCGGCGCCTCGCTGGTGCTCTGCCGCCACGCCGACCCGGCCGCGCTGGGGAGCCGGGCGGCCGCCGAGCGGGTCACCGCTACGCTCGGCCTCCGGATCGAGGGCTTCCGCGAGCTCGGCCGTCCCGCCTGAGGGCTCTCCCGCCCGACGGCCCGGCCGCGCCGCCTCAGGGACGGACGGTGGTCAGCTGATGGACAAGGTCGTCACGAGCGCGCAGGAGGCGGTGGCCGACGTCGGGGACGGCGCCACGCTGGCCGTCGGCGGGTTCGGGCTGTGCGGGGTGCCGGTCGCGCTCATCGACGCGCTGCTCGAGCAGGGCACCAGCGGGCTGACGACGGTGTCCAACAACTGCGGCGTCGACGACCAGGCGCTGGGCGTGCTGCTCTACGCCGGGCGGATCCGCC
This region of Geodermatophilus bullaregiensis genomic DNA includes:
- a CDS encoding LCP family protein, translating into MSRDRNEPGGASGRPLPARLDPRAGRAPRAARAQDAAGDGAGRRTSREPADRGHGAREGGRSRRAAVVARAVAAVLSVVLLGASGWGWYLGRVAEATVNRTNAIPTAGNSDAGDAPEAVNLLLVGNDSRAALTPEQLAELTAGEDSGINTDTMILVHVPADGSSASFVSFPRDSYVEIPGHGMDKLNAAYAYGYGEVDDSAPESERQAGGAQLLVQTISQLTGLMIDHYAEVDLLGFFELTSVVGGVTVNLCEAVDDSEFSGAVFPAGEQVIEGADALAFVRQRHGLPRGDLDRIVRQQVFIGGVLRKILSEDVLLDLGKQRELVEAASESLTIDRDLVLLDLAQQMQSVTAGSIEFQTVPIVGDGRDEDGRSILELADEDTLHAFFAELSAEPEEAAPATPEAPATVAPADVSVEVYNGSGISGLAAEAAASLEDAGFTVTSTGNADSSDYTQTVVRHAAGDEAPAATLAAAVPGATTEESSDASSGTVQLVLGEDFNGVGQQTTPQAPAPAPADAPAETPRTAADTSCIN
- a CDS encoding TIGR03089 family protein, translating into MPPSAPTPSDLLAAALRREPAAPLVTSYDDATGERVELSGTTLANWVAKTANLLQDEFDVGPGSTVAVALPVHWQTAAVLLGVWSCGAAVLDTAAEDDGRLDAADVVLAAQDRLAPLEEQDLPELMGLSLHPLGLGMTGYTGPARDFALEVRAHGDVFAPYAPPDPAATGLLAGGLELTLGGLAASAGELAGRLGIAAGDRLLVDDRTAAEAGPVAWLLAPLAAGASLVLCRHADPAALGSRAAAERVTATLGLRIEGFRELGRPA